GTGGCGCTGTACCGGCAGAACGGCGCGCTCGGCTGGGCGAAGGTGCGCCCTGGCGTGAAGGGGAGCGCCCTGGACGTGAGCCGCGACGCCGCCGGTGACGTGGTGGCGGGCGGCGACTACCAGGGCAGCTTCGCCTGGGCGGGCACGTCGCTGAAGGGCGCCTCCAGCCCCAGCCCCTTCGTGGTGGTGACGGGCGCGGACGGCACCGAGCGCTGGGCGCGAGACCTGGGCGTGGACGCGTCCGTGCAGGGCGTGGCCATCCACTCCACCGGCGAGGTGCTGGTGGTGGGCTACACGTACTCGTGGCTGGAGAACGGCGCCTCGGGCACGGACGGCCTGGGGTCCGCGCAGCTCTTCACCCAGCGCTTCGACCCCGCGGGACAGCCGCTGGCCTCGCGCCTCTTCCTGGGCACCGCGCCGGAAGCGCGCGGCGAGCTGTACGGCGTGGAGGCGGTGCCGGCGGTGACGTTGATGCCGGACGGAGACGCGGTGCTGTACGGCTACACCGACCGCGTCACCGACTTCGGCGTGGACAAGCTCAAGCCCACGCGCGGGGACGTCTTCCTGGTGCGCGTGAAGTATTAGGCCCCCAAAGACAAACGGGCCCGGCGCGCTGAAGGCACCGGGCCCGTCCATGTTTCACGGCGGGGAACGCCCTCAGCCGCCGAGCGCCACGTTCTCCAGCACGCCCAGCGCGTCCGGGACGAGCACGGCGGCGGAGTAGTAGGTGCTCACCAGGTAGTTCGTCATGGCCTGGTCGTTCACGGCCATGCGCTTCACGGTGAGGCTCGGCTCGACCTCGTCGGGGATGCCCGCGTTGTGCAGGCCCACCACGCCCTGGTCGTCCTGACCGATGCGCATGGCGATGATGGAGGTGGTGTTCTCCCGGCTGATGGGCAGCTTGTCGCACGGGAGGATGGGCACCCCGCGCCACGCCTGGAACTTCGCTCCGCCCACGTCCACCACCGTCGGGTACAGGCCGCGCTTGTTGCACTCCCGGCCGAACGCCGCGATGGCGCGCGGGTGGGCCAGGAAGTAGCGCGTCTTGCGGCGGCGCGTCAGCAGCTCATCCATGTCGTCCGGCGTCGGCGGACCCGAGCGGGTGTTGATGCGCTGCTTGAGGTCGGCGTTGTGCAGCAGGCCGAACTCCGGGTTGTTGATGAGCTCCCACTCCTTGCGCTCCTTCAGCGCCTCGATGGTCAGCCGCAGCTGCTCCGCGGTCTGGTTCATCGGGTCGTTGAAGATGTCCGACACGCGGGTGTGCACGCGCAGGATGGTCTGCGCCACGCTCAGCTCGTACTCGCGCGGCTTCAGCTCGTAGTCCACGAAGGTGCCGGGCAGCACGGGCTCGCCGTGGTGACCGGCGGCCAGCGCGATGGCGGCCTGCCCCGCCTTGTCCTGGGGCTTCTTGAGGTTCGCCTTGTAGCGCTCCACGTGCGCCTTCAGCGCCGGGGACTGGGTGATGAGGGACTCGAACACGTCCTGCGGCAGCGCCATCACCGTGCAGGCCGTGACGGCCTTGACGGTGAAGGGCCACACGTCGTTCGACTCCACCACCGCCTGGTCACCGAAGTGGTCGCCGTCCGCCAGCGTGTCCAGCACGACGGGGTCGCCGTACTTGCCGGCCGTCAGCTTCTGCGCCTTGCCGTGCGCCAGCAGGAACACGTGCTCGGCGGACCTACCCGCCTCCGCGATGTTCTCCCCCGGCTTGAACTGCTTCTGGGTGAAGCGGCCCGCCAGGGTGCGGATGAGCAGGTCATCCACGTCCTCGAAGCCCCGCATCAGCGGCAGCTTGAGCAGCTCCTGGGGGATGATCTCCACCTTGGCGCCGATGTTGCTGAAGTTCAGCCGGTCGTCGCCCACGGTGTACGTCAGCCGCCGGTTCACGCGGTACGTGCCGCCGGACACCTGCACCCAGGGCAGGATGCTCAGCAGGTAGCGGGGCGAGATGCCCTGCATCACCGGCTGCGTCTTCGTCGTCGTCGCGAGCTGGCGCGCACCCGCCGTGCTGAGGGTGGTGCCCTCGTGCGCCGCTACGTCCTTCTGTGAAGTCGTCATGGAAGAAGCCTCCCGTTTGCGTGCGGACGAAGAACTACGAGCGGCCCAGCTCCACGCTCTCCAGGATGCCCAGCGCGTCCGGCGTCAGCACCGCCGCGGAGAAGTACGCCGTCACCAGGTAGTTCATGATGGCCTTCTCGTTGATGCCCATGAACCGGACGTTCAGGCTGGGCTCGATCTCATCCGGGATGCCCGCCTGGTGCAGACCCACGACGCCCTGGTTCTTCTCACCCGCGCGCATCAGCATGATGGACGTGGTGCGCGACTCGCTGATGGGCAGCTTGTTGCAGGACACGATGGGGATGCCGCGCCACGCGGGCACCATGGTCCCGTTCATGTCGGTGCTGGTGGGGTAGATGCCCCGCTTGTT
The sequence above is drawn from the Corallococcus sp. NCRR genome and encodes:
- a CDS encoding family 2B encapsulin nanocompartment shell protein, encoding MTTSQKDVAAHEGTTLSTAGARQLATTTKTQPVMQGISPRYLLSILPWVQVSGGTYRVNRRLTYTVGDDRLNFSNIGAKVEIIPQELLKLPLMRGFEDVDDLLIRTLAGRFTQKQFKPGENIAEAGRSAEHVFLLAHGKAQKLTAGKYGDPVVLDTLADGDHFGDQAVVESNDVWPFTVKAVTACTVMALPQDVFESLITQSPALKAHVERYKANLKKPQDKAGQAAIALAAGHHGEPVLPGTFVDYELKPREYELSVAQTILRVHTRVSDIFNDPMNQTAEQLRLTIEALKERKEWELINNPEFGLLHNADLKQRINTRSGPPTPDDMDELLTRRRKTRYFLAHPRAIAAFGRECNKRGLYPTVVDVGGAKFQAWRGVPILPCDKLPISRENTTSIIAMRIGQDDQGVVGLHNAGIPDEVEPSLTVKRMAVNDQAMTNYLVSTYYSAAVLVPDALGVLENVALGG